A window of the Hordeum vulgare subsp. vulgare chromosome 5H, MorexV3_pseudomolecules_assembly, whole genome shotgun sequence genome harbors these coding sequences:
- the LOC123396612 gene encoding molybdopterin synthase catalytic subunit-like, giving the protein MVGDEAPTMEAACQDLVEILDEGSGRLDMGRYMDHIGDLSASAIATFEGTTRDHYDGRRVVELRYEAYGSMARCQLEAILREARAAHTLCQLAVAHRLGTVPAGEASVFMAAAGSGFGSERRWLGLAALVRGGEGREDRATWVRLRGGGIDGCRWISEHPTVFAA; this is encoded by the coding sequence ATGGTCGGCGATGAGGCCCCGACGATGGAGGCGGCGTGCCAGGACCTGGTCGAGATCCTAGACGAGGGATCGGGCCGGCTGGACATGGGTCGGTACATGGACCACATCGGCGACCTGTCGGCGAGCGCCATCGCCACCTTCGAGGGCACCACGCGGGACCACTACGACGGGAGACGCGTGGTGGAGCTCCGCTATGAGGCGTACGGGTCCATGGCGCGGTGCCAGCTCGAGGCCATCCTCCGCGAGGCCCGCGCTGCCCACACGCTGTGCCAGCTGGCCGTGGCGCACCGCCTCGGGACGGTCCCCGCCGGTGAGGCCAGCGTGTTCATGGCGGCCGCCGGATCTGGATTTGGATCAGAGAGGAGATGGTTGGGGTTGGCGGCTCTAGTGCGTGGGGGAGAGGGACGAGAGGATAGGGCTACGTGGGTAAGACTGAGAGGGGGTGGGATTGATGGCTGCCGCTGGATCTCGGAGCATCCAACGGTGTTTGCTGCATGA